The segment CAGGCCTGCGCGCCGGAAGGACGCGCTCCATTGGGCTGGTGATCCCCGATCTGGAAAACACCAGCTACACCCGCATCGCGAACTATCTTGAACGCCAGGCGCGTCAGCGCGGCTATCAGCTGCTGATTGCCTGTTCTGAGGATCAGCCGGATAACGAAATGCGCTGCGTTGAACATCTGCTTCAACGGCAGGTCGATGCCATTATCGTTTCCACCTCGTTACCGCCCGAGCACCCCTTCTATCAGCGCTGGAAAAACGATCCGCTGCCGATTATTGCGCTGGATCGCGCGCTGGATCGTGAGCATTTCACCAGCGTGGTAGGGGCCGATCAGGATGATGCGGAAATGCTGGCGGCTGAACTGCGCAAGCAGCCGGTAGAGAAGGTGCTTTATCTGGGCGCACTGCCAGAGCTGTCGGTCAGTTTTCTGCGTGAACTGGGCTTTCGTGATGCCTGGGAAGGAGACGCGCGTCAGCCAGACTTTATCTACGCCAACAGTTTTGAACGCAGCGCGGCGGCCGCCCTGTTTGAAAACTGGCTGGAAACGCACCCGATGCCGGATGCGCTGTTCACGACCTCGTTTGGGCTGTTACAGGGTGTGATGGATGTCACCCTCAAGCGTGAAGGTCGCCTGCCGACGGATTTAGTGATCGCCACCTTTGGCGACCACGAGCTGCTGGACTTCCTTGAGTGTCCGGTACTGGCTGTCGCTCAGCGGCACCGGGACGTGGCGGAGCGCGTACTGGAGCTGGTGCTGGCAAGCCTGGATGAACCCCGTAAACCGAAGCCGGGATTAACCCGTATTCGTCGAAATCTTTATCGCCGCGGGCGTTTGAGCCGTAACCTGGTTTAGTATTTGCGTAAAAGGGCAGCGTCGCTGCCCTTTTTTAATCCCACAGCGAACCCGTTCAGATTTAACCAGGTTTTCGCACTCAATACGTAAATAAAATGCGGGTATTCGCCTTTTGGTAGCCTGATGTAAATAAAGGTAAAGAAGAGGCGCTGGCGCTTTTCTCCTAACATGAGATTTTTCACTGGCGATAAATTACGCTTACCTCCCGTCAGGCACGCTGGGGCTGGGAGGACAAATTTTAAGAAATACCTTAAAATGCCGCCTGTGTCGCAAACTGATGGATCCCTTAAGTGGACCTTTCAACAGACATATTTTTGAGCAAATTAAAATGCGGCAGGAAATTTATGACAGTATTCATTGGTTTATTTTTGAATGGTGTAAATATCCGCGATGTTTTAACTCTTACCGCGTTTTTTCCCTCTAATAAATAATCTCAATCGGCGTCTGCTGCGGCTTGACAATGTTTTCCTCCGCTCCGTAAACTCCTTTGGTGGGAATTTGTGGTGTAAAGTGGTGATGAGGGGTAACTGGGGGGTGAGGCTGGCATGTTCCGTGGAGCAACGTTAGTCAATCTCGACAGCAAGGGACGGCTTGCCGTGCCGACGCGCTATCGCGAAACGCTGATCGGGGAATCACAGGGGCAAATGGTTTGTACCATTGACCTTCACCAGCCATGCCTGCTGCTTTATACCCTGCCCGAATGGGAAATTATTGAACGTAAGCTGGCCCGCTTATCGAGTATGAACCCCGCAGAGCGTCGCGTTCAGCGTCTGCTCCTGGGGCATGCCAGCGAATGCCAGATGGATAATGCAGGGCGACTGCTGGTGGCAACGACGCTTCGCCAGCATGCGAACCTGACCAAAGAAGTGATGCTGGTTGGACAGTTCAATAAATTTGAACTGTGGGATGAACAGACCTGGTATCAACAAGTCAGGGAGGATATTGACGCAGAGCAGTCGACTCAGGAACCGCTTTCTGAGCGCCTGCAGGATTTGTCGCTATAGCTATGCAGGAAAATTACAATCATACAACGGTACTGTTGGACGAGGCGGTGAAAGGTCTCAATATCGATCCCAACGGTATCTACATTGATGGCACCTTCGGACGAGGTGGCCATTCACGACTGATTCTCTCTCAACTGGGCGAGCACGGACGTCTCTACGCCATCGATCGCGATCCGCAGGCTATTGCCGCCGCAGCCGCGATTACCGATCCACGTTTTAACATAATTTATGGTCCTTTTTCCGCGTTGGCAGAGTACGCCGAGGCGCGGGGGCTGACCGGTAAAATCAATGGCATTCTGCTGGATTTGGGCGTCTCCTCTCCGCAGCTCGATGATGCCGAACGGGGATTTTCCTTTATGCGTGACGGGCCGCTGGATATGCGCATGGACCCGGATAAAGGGCTTTCTGCTGCCGAGTGGCTGATGAAAGCGGGGGAGAGCGATATTGCTTTTGTCCTGAAAACCTTTGGTGAGGAGCGCTTTGCCAAACGTATTGCCCGCGCCATCGTTGAACGAAATCGCGAGCAGCCGATGACGCGCACGAAAGAGCTGGCCGATGTGATTTACGCCGCCACCCCGGTTAAAGATAAATTCAAGCATCCTGCTACCCGCAGTTTCCAGGCGATCCGCATCTGGGTAAACAGCGAGCTGGAGGAGATCGAACAGGCGCTTAAGGGGGCACTGACCGCGCTGGCCCCAGAGGGCAGGCTTTCTGTTATCAGCTTCCATTCGCTGGAAGATCGCATTGTTAAGCGTTTTATGCGTGAAAACAGCCGCGGTCCCCAGGTACCTGCGGGTCTGCCTGTGACCGAGGAGCAGCTGAGCAAGCTGGGCGGACGCCAGCTGAAGGCGCTGGGCAAAATGATGCCGGGCGAGGCTGAAGTGGCAGAAAATCCCAGAGCCCGCAGTTCGGTACTGCGTATTGCGGAAAGATCGGCTTCATGATCGGCAACGAGCGGCACAGTCTGCCAGGCGTGATTGCTGGCGATCTCCTTCGCCACGGTAAGATCCCGGTGATTCTGGCCGTCGCCGTGGTGGTGTCGGCGATACTGGTGGTGACCACGGCGCATAAAACCCGCCTGCTTACCGCTCAGCGTGAGCAGCTGGTACTGGAGCGCGACGCGTTAGATATCGAATGGCGTAACCTGATCCTGGAAGAGAATGCTCTCGGCGATCACAGCCGGGTAGAAAGAACGGCAACGGAAAAGCTGCAAATGCAGCATGTTGACCCATCGCAGGAAAACATTGTGGTACAGCCATAAGGGACTGAATGAAACCGGCAACCAAGACGCTGAAGTTAAAACGCCCGCACGATCAGGCCAGCTTTGTAAGCTGGCGTTTTGTGTTGCTGTGCGGCTGTATTCTTCTCGCACTGCTGGGTTTGATCGCGCGGATGGCCTGGCTACAGGTCATTAACCCCGATCGGCTGGTGCGCGAAGGCGATATGCGTTCGCTGCGCGTACAGGCGGTGCCTACCGCGCGCGGCATGATTACCGACCGCGCCGGTCGTCCTCTGGCCGTCAGCGTGCCGGTTAATGCCATATGGGCCGATCCAAAAGTCCTTAACGAGAAGGGCGGCATCACGACTGATAGCCGCTGGAAGGCGCTCTCCGAGGCGCTGTCCATCCCCCTTGACCAGCTCTCCGCTCGCGTTAACGTTAATCCTAAAGGGCGCTTTGTTTACCTTGCCCGCCAGGTGAATCCCGCCATCGGCGACTACATCAAAAAACTTAAGCTGCCCGGCATCTTCCTCCGTGAAGAGTCGCGCCGCTACTACCCGGCAGGGCAGGTGACCTCGCATCTGATCGGTTTCACCAATATTGACGGTCAGGGCATTGAAGGCGTTGAAAAAAGCTTTGATAAGTGGCTGACCGGTCAGCCGGGCGAGCGCACCGTGCGCAAAGATCGCTATGGTCGGGTGATTGAAGATATCTCCTCCGTCGACAGCCGTGCCGCGCATAATCTGGCGCTGAGCATCGATGAGCGGCTACAGGCGCTGGTTTATCGCGAGTTAAACAATGCCGTGGCGTTCAACAAGGCGGAGTCAGGAACGGCGGTGCTGGTGGATGTGAGCACCGGCGAAGTGCTGGCGATGGCCAACAGTCCCGCCTATAACCCGAATAATCTGACCGGCGTAACCAAAGACGTGATGCGCAACCGCGCCATTACCGATATTTTCGAGCCGGGGTCCACGGTCAAACCCATGGTGGTCATGACGGCACTGCAGCGCGGCGTGGTGAAAGAGAACTCCGTCCTCAATACCGTTCCCTATCGCGTAAACGGCCACGAAATTAAAGATGTGGCGCGCTATAACGAGCTGACCCTGACCGGGGTTTTACAGAAATCGAGTAACGTTGGCGTATCAAAGCTGGCGTTAGCGATGCCATCCTCAGCGCTGGTAGATACTTACGCGCGCTTTGGACTGGGAAAGGCGACCAATTTGGGGTTGGTCGGAGAAAGCAGTGGCTTATATCCTCAAAAACAACGGTGGTCTGACATAGAGAGGGCCACCTTCTCTTTCGGCTACGGGCTAATGGTAACGCCGTTACAGTTAGCGCGAGTCTATGCAACGATCGGCAGCTACGGCGTTTATCGCCCGCTGTCGATCACCAAAGTTGACCCGCCGGTAGGCGGGCAGCGTATCTTCCCTGAACCGCTGGTGCGCACCGTGATGCATATGATGGAAAGCGTTGCGCTGCCCGGCGGAGGCGGCGTTAAGGCGGCGATCAGAGGCTACCGAATTGCCATCAAGACCGGTACGGCTAAAAAGGTCGGGCCGGATGGGAAGTACGTTAACAAATATATCGCCTATACCGCTGGCGTCGCGCCAGCCAGTCATCCTCGTTTTGCCCTGGTCGTGTTGATTAACGACCCGCAGGCCGGGAAATACTATGGTGGTGCCATTTCTGCACCCGTCTTTGGCGCGATCATGGGCGGCGTACTGCGCACCATGAATATCGAGCCCGATGCGCTTCCTTCAGCGGTTCCAGCGGAAAAAAACGAGATGGTAGATAACAGAAGTGAGGGATCGAGTGACCGATCGTAATCTGTCCGACCTGCTGGCTCCCTGGGTGCCTGGTGCACCTTCGCTGCCGCTACATGAAATGATTCTGGACAGCCGCATGGCGGCGTCCGGCGACCTGTTTGTGGCCATTAAGGGTCACGAGGTGGATGGCCGCCGTTTTATCCCGCAGGCCATCGCGCAGGGGGTGGCGGCCGTCATTGCTGACGCCGACGGCGAAGCGGAAGATGGGCACATCACCGTAATGCACGGCGTACCGGTTATTTACCTGGCGCAGCTTTCGCAGCGGCTCTCTGCCCTGGCGGGCCGTTTTTATCAGCAGCCGGGCGAGAAACTTAAGCTGACAGGCATAACCGGCACCAATGGCAAAACCACCACCACGCAGCTGCTGGCGCAGTGGGCGAACCTGCTGGGCGAAACCGGTGCCGTAATGGGCACCGTGGGTAATGGCCTTTATGGTCAGCTTGCGCCAACGGAAAACACCACTGGCTCAGCGGTTGACGTGCAGCAAACCCTGCACACGCTGGTTGAGAAAGGCGCGACGTTTGCCGCAATGGAAATTTCGTCACACGGACTGGTGCAGCATCGCGTGGCGGCGCTGCCATTTGCCGCCGCTGCCTTTACCAATCTGAGTCGTGACCATCTGGACTATCACGGTGACATGACCCGCTACGAAGCGGCCAAATGGCTGCTCTTTTCCGAACATCTGGTGGGTCAGACGATTGTTAACGCCGACGATGAGGTAGGGCGCCGCTGGCTGGCGAAGCTGCCGGATGCCGTCGCGGTTACCATGGATAACAATTTGCAGCCGGGATGCCGGGGCCGCTGGCTCAGCGCAACCCGCGTGGACTACCACGATAACGGTGCCCGCGTCAGCTTCGACTCAAGCTGGGGGCCCGGCGAAATTGAAAGCCGCCTGATGGGCGCGTTCAACGTCAGTAACCTGCTGATTGCCCTGGCTACGCTGCTGGCGCTGGGCTATCCGCTGGCCGAGCTGGTTGCCACGGGCCACCAGCTGCAACCGGTGGCGGGGCGTATGGAAGTCTTTACCGCGCCGGACAAACCCACGGTGGTGGTTGATTATGCTCATACCCCGGATGCGCTGGAAAAAGCGCTCCAGGCCGCGCGGCTCCACTGCAAGGGACAGCTCTGGTGCGTGTTTGGCTGCGGCGGCGATCGTGATAAAGGTAAGCGCCCACTTATGGGAGCGATTGCCGAGCAGTTCTCTGATGTGGTGGTCATTACCGACGACAATCCGCGCAGTGAAGATCCCGGTGCCATCGTCGCCGATATCCTGAGCGGCCTGCTCGATGCCGGACGCGCGCGCGTGATGCCGGGACGTGCGCAAGCGGTCACTAACGCCGTCATGCAGGCGAAAGCGGGCGATATCGTGCTGGTTGCCGGTAAAGGCCATGAAGATTATCAGATTGTCGGCAACCGTCGGCTGGACTACTCCGACCGTACCACCGTCGCGCGTCTGCTGGGGGTGATGGCATGATCCCTCTCTCTCTTCAGACGCTGGCAGAAGTCACCAACGGAACGCTGGTGGGCGGCGATCTTACCTTTTCTGAGGCCGTCACCGACACGCGGAAAGTGAGCGCAGGCTGCCTGTTTATTGCCCTGCGGGGTGAGCGCTTTGATGCTCATGACTTCGTCGGTGAAGCGATTTCTGCCGGTTCGGCAGCTCTGTTGGTGAGTAAGCACTTACCAGTAGCGGTTCCCCAGGTGGTGGTAGACGATACGCGTATCGCACTCGGCCTGCTGGCCGGATGGGTTCGCCAGCAGGCGACGGCGCGCATTGTTGCGCTCACCGGCTCCTCGGGCAAAACCTCGGTCAAAGAGATGACCGCCGCCATTCTCCGCCAGTGCGGTGAAACGCTCTATACCGCGGGCAATCTGAACAACGATATCGGTGTCCCCCTTACGCTGCTGCGCCTGACCGAACAGCATCACTATGCGGTTATCGAGCTGGGCGCAAACCATCAGGGTGAAATTGCCTGGACTACCGGCATCGTTCGTCCCGAAAGCGCGCTGGTGAATAACCTGGCCGCCGCCCATCTTGAGGGATTTGGATCGCTTGCGGGTGTGGCAAAAGCCAAAGGCGAAATCTTCCAGGGGCTGGCGGCCGGGGGCACGGCCATTCTTAATGCCGACAGCAACGACTGGCCTCACTGGCAGACGGCACTGGACGGTAAAACCGTCTGGCGTTTCTCGGTCGACACACAGGCGGAGAGCGATTTTACTGCCTCGGACGTCACGGTTTCTTCCACCGGTACGCGCTTTGTGATGTCCACGCCCGCCGGCGACGTAACCGTCGAACTGCCCCTGCCTGGCCGTCACAATATTGCTAACGCGCTGGCCGCTGCGGCGCTGGCGCTCTCCGTCGGTGCGCCACTCAGCGCCGTCAGTCAGGGTTTATCAACGCTTAAGGCGGTGCCGGGCCGACTTTTCCCACTGCTGCTGAGCGAGGGTAAGCTGGTGCTGGATGACAGCTATAACGCTAACGTCGGCTCAATGACCGCCGCTGCGCAGGTCCTGGCCGAAATGCCGGGCTATCGCGTGATGGTGGTCGGCGACATGGCGGAAATGGGTGATGAGGCCGAGGCGCGTCACCGGGAGGTGGGGCAGGCCGCCCGCCAGGCGGGCATTGATAAAGTGCTCAGCGTGGGCACCTTAAGCAAACTGATTAGCGACGCCAGCGAAAGCGGCGAACATTTTACCGATAAGAGTGCCGCCACGACACGCCTGCGGGCGCTGCTGTCGGAGCATCCTCATATCACCATCTTAGTTAAAGGTTCACGTAGTGCCGCCATGGAGCAGGTAGTGCAGAGCTTACAGGAGAAAGGAACATGCTAGTCTGGCTGGCCGAACATCTGGTCACTTTTTATTCAGGCTTTAACGTCTTCTCGTATCTGACGTTTCGCGCCATTGTCAGCCTGCTGACGGCCCTGTTTATCTCTCTGTGGATGGGGCCGCGTATGATTGCGCGCCTGCAGGAAATGTCATTTGGTCAGGTCGTACGTAATGACGGGCCTGAATCGCACTTTAGCAAGCGTGGTACGCCGACCATGGGCGGCATCATGATCCTGTTCTCGATTACCGTTTCGGTACTGATGTGGGCTTATCCATCCAACCCTTACGTCTGGTGCGTCCTGTTCGTGCTGGTGGGCTATGGGATCGTCGGCTTTATTGATGACTACCGCAAAGTAGTGCGCAAAGATACCAAAGGGCTGATTGCCCGCTGGAAATATTTTTGGCAGTCGGTCATTGCGCTGGCGGTAGCCTTTGTCATGTACGCCGTTGGCAAGGATACGCCCGCGACCGAGCTGGTGGTGCCTTTCTTCAAGGACATCATGCCGCAGCTTGGGCTGCTCTACATTCTGCTGAGCTACTTCGTTATCGTCGGCACCAGCAATGCGGTGAACCTGACCGATGGTCTGGACGGGCTGGCGATTATGCCGACGGTCTTTGTCGCGGCGGGCTTTGCGCTGGTGGCCTGGGCGACCGGCAACATGAACTTCGCTAACTACCTGCATATCCCGTATCTGCGCCATGCCGGTGAGCTGGTGATTGTCTGCACCGCCATTGTCGGGGCAGGGCTGGGCTTCCTGTGGTTTAACACCTATCCGGCCCAGGTCTTTATGGGCGATGTGGGATCGCTGGCACTGGGCGGCGCGCTGGGCACCATTGCCGTGCTGCTGCGCCAGGAGTTCCTGCTGCTAATTATGGGCGGTGTCTTTGTAGTGGAAACGCTGTCGGTGATTTTGCAGGTAGGCTCGTTCAAACTGCGTGGGCAGCGCATCTTCCGTATGGCGCCGATCCATCACCATTACGAACTGAAAGGCTGGCCGGAACCGCGCGTGATCGTGCGCTTCTGGATTATTTCGCTGATGCTGGTGCTGATTGGCCTGGCAACGCTGAAGGTACGCTAAAAAATGGCAGACTATCTGGGTAAGAAAGTAGTCATTATCGGGCTGGGCCTCACCGGCCAGTCCTGTGTTGATTTCTTTTTAGCGCGTGGCGTAACGCCGCGCGTGATGGATACCCGTGTCGCGCCGGCCGGCCTGAACAAGCTGCCGGAAACGGTGGCGTGCTGGCTGGGTTCGCTTAACGACGAGTGGCTGCTTGATGCCGATTTGATCGTTGCCAGCCCGGGAATGCCGCTTGCGCACCCGTCTCTGGTCGCGGCAGCGGACGCCGGTGTGGAGATCGTTGGCGATATTGAACTGTTCTGCCGGGAAGCGCAGGCGCCGATTGTGGCGATTACCGGCTCCAATGGCAAAAGCACCGTCACCTCGCTGGTCGGGGAAATGGCGCAGGCCGCGGGCTGGCAGGTCGGCGTGGGCGGCAATATCGGCCTGCCTGCGCTGATGCTGCTTAATCAGCCTGCACAGCTTTACGTGCTTGAGCTGTCGAGCTTTCAGCTTGAAACCACCCACAGCCTGAAGGCCGCCGCCGCGACCGTGCTTAACGTGACGGAAGATCATATGGATCGCTATCCGTTCGGCCTTCAGCAGTATCGTGCGGCTAAGCTGCGCGTTTACGAGCAGGCCAGCGTCTGCGTGGTTAACGCAGACGATGCGATGACCATGCCGGTACGCGGTGCCGATAAGCGCTGCATCAGTTTTGGCGCAGACGTGGGCGATTATCACCTTAACCGTCAGCAGGGGAGCATCTGGCTGCGGGTTAAGGGGGAGAAAGTGCTCAACACCGATGAAATGTTGCTTACCGGGCAGCATAACTATACCAATGCGCTGGCAGCACTGGCGCTGGCCGATGCGGTTGGCCTGCCGCGCGCCACCAGCCTGAAGGCGTTAACCACCTTTGGCGGGCTGGCGCACCGGTTTCAGCTGGCCCACAGGCATAACGGCGTGAGCTGGATTAACGACTCGAAAGCGACCAACGTTGGCAGTACCGAGGCCGCGTTAAACGGACTTAAGCCCGCGGGCACGCTCTGGCTGCTGCTGGGCGGGGATGGCAAGGCCGCCGATTTCAGCCCGCTGACGCGCTACCTGACCGATAACGTCCGCATTTGCTGCTTTGGCCGCGATCGCGCTGCCCTGGCTGCCCTGCGCCCTGAGAGCGCCATGCAGACGGAAACCCTGGCTGAGGCGATGGGATATATCGCCGGACAGGTGAAGCCGGGGGATATCGTTCTGCTGTCGCCCGCCTGCGCCAGCCTCGACCAGTTTAAAAACTTTGAGCAGCGCGGTGATGCGTTTACGCAACTGGCTAAGGAGCTTGGCTGATGAATATTCGCGGCTTTGGCCTTGCCACCTTCTTTTCTAATCGCCTGAAAGAGTGGGTGATGGGCGCGCGCGAAAGCGACGCCAGCTCGATGGTCCTTTACGATCGTACGCTGCTGTGGCTGACCATTGGTATGGCGATCGTTGGCTTTGTTATGGTGACCTCGGCGTCTATGCCGGTGGGGCAGCGTCTCTCAGACGATCCCTTCTTCTTCGCCAAGCGCGACGCTTTCTATCTGGCGCTGGCGTTTGGTATGGCGCTGGTCACGCTGCGGGTGCCGATGGATTTCTGGCAGCGCTACAGCAACATCATGCTGCTGGTGACGGTGGTGATGCTGCTGGTTGTGCTGGTAGTGGGCAGTTCGGTAAACGGTGCCTCGCGCTGGATCGCGCTGGGACCGCTGCGTATACAGCCCGCAGAGCTGTCCAAACTGTCACTGTTTTGCTACCTGGCCAGCTATCTGGTGCGCAAGGTCGATGAGGTTCGCAATAACTTCTGGGGCTTCTGTAAGCCGATGGGCGTGATGGTGGTGCTGGCGGTCTTACTGCTGGCCCAGCCGGACCTCGGTACGGTAGTGGTACTGTTCGTTACCACCCTGGCGATGCTGTTTCTGGCCGGGGCGAAAATGTGGCAATTTCTGGCAATTATCGGCTCGGGCGTCTTTGCCGTTTGCCTGCTGATTATTGCTGAACCCTATCGTATGCGCCGCGTGACCTCCTTCTGGAATCCGTGGGAAGATCCGTTCGGCAGCGGCTATCAGCTGACCCAGTCGCTGATGGCGTTCGGCCGCGGTGAATTCTGGGGGCAGGGCCTGGGCAACTCGGTGCAAAAACTGGAGTATTTGCCGGAAGCGCATACCGATTTTATCTTCTCGATTATCGGGGAAGAGCTGGGTTATATCGGTGTGGTTTTGGCCCTGTTAATGGTATTCTTCGTCGCTTTTCGCGCGATGTCGATTGGACGCCGTGCGCTGGAGCTGGATCAGCGTTTTTCCGGCTTCCTCGGCTGTTCGATTGGCGTCTGGTTTAGCTTCCAGGCGCTGGTTAACGTCGGAGCCGCCGCGGGCATGTTACCGACCAAAGGGCTAACGCTGCCGCTGATCAGCTACGGGGGGTCAAGTTTGATTATTATGTCGACCGCCATCGTATTTTTGTTACGTATTGATTATGAAACACGTCTGGCCAGAGCCCAGGCGTTTACGCGAGGTAGTCGATGAAAGGGAAGCGACTGATGGTGATGGCTGGCGGAACCGGTGGGCACGTTTTCCCCGGGCTGGCGGTTGCGCATCATCTGATGGCTCAGGGCTGGCAGGTTCGCTGGCTGGGCACCGCCGACCGTATGGAGGCCGATTTAGTGCCGAAGCACGGGATTGAAATCGACTTTATCCGCATCAGCGGCCTGCGGGGCAAGGGCCTGAAGGCTCAGCTTAGTGCGCCGCTGCGTATCTTTACCGCCGTGCGCCAGGCCAGGGCCATCATGAAGGCTTACCGCCCGGATGTGGTGCTGGGGATGGGCGGCTATGTTTCCGGGCCGGGTGGCCTGGCGGCATGGAGCTGCGGCATTCCGGTCGTGCTGCATGAACAAAACGGCATTGCCGGGCTGACCAACAAATGGCTGGCGAAAATCGCGAAGAAGGTGATGCAGGCGTTCCCCGGCGCATTCCCACACGCGGATGTGGTCGGTAACCCGGTCAGAACCGACGTGCTGGCGCTGCCTCTGCCCGAAGCGCGTCTGGCTAACCGCACCGGTCCGATTCGCGTGCTGGTGATTGGCGGCAGTCAGGGCGCGCGGGTGCTGAATCAGACCATGCCGCAGGTGGCGGCGAAGGCTGGCGATACTATCACGCTGTGGCATCAGGTCGGGAAAGGGGCGCTGGAGAGCGTGAATCAGGCTTATCAGCAGGTCAATCAGACGCAGCACCGGGTGACTGAGTTTATTGATGATATGGCTGAAGCCTATGCCTGGGCTGACGTGGTGGTGTGCCGTTCCGGGGCGCTGACGGTCAGTGAAGTGGCCGCAGCAGGTCTGCCGGCCATCTTTGTTCCCTTTCAGCATAAAGATCGTCAGCAGTACTGGAACGCGCTGCCGCTTGAGCGGGCGGGCGCGGCAAAAATTTATGAGCAGCCGCAGTTTACTGCGGATGCGGTAGCGGAAACGCTGGGTCAGTGGGATCGCCCTGAGCTTTTAAAAATGGCGATAAACGCGCGCAGCGTGGCAATCCCGGATGCGACCGAACGCGTTGCGGCAGAAGTCAGCGCCGCAGCGTTATAAAACACGATTTTCAGGGGCAGGACGACTCGGCCCGCAACATTAAGGTGCGGTGACGTACCGACAGGCAAAAGAGATGAATATACAACAACTGGCAAAACTGCGTTCTATCGTGCCCGAGATGCGTCGCGTCCGGCACATCCACTTTGTTGGCATCGGCGGTGCTGGCATGGGCGGTATTGCCGAAGTGTTGGCCAATGAAGGTTATGAAATCAGCGGCTCGGACCTGGCGCCGAACGCAGTAACCCAGCATCTGAGCACGCTGGGCGCGACTATTTATTTTAACCATCGCCCGGAAAACGTCAGCGATGCCAGCGTGGTGGTGGTCTCTACCGCCGTATCGCAGGATAACCCGGAGCTGGTTGCCGCGCGCGAAGCGCGCATCCCGGTGATCCGCCGCGCGGAGATGCTGGCTGAACTGATGCGCTTCCGCCACGGGATTGCCGTTGCAGGCACCCACGGTAAAACCACCACCACGGCGATGGTGTCCAGCATTTATGCGGAAGGCGGACTGGATCCTACTTTCGTTAACGGTGGCCTGGTGAAAGCGGCAGGCACCCATGCGCGACTGGGCAGCAGCCGCTACCTGATTGCGGAGGCGGATGAGAGCGATGCGTCATTCCTCCACCTTCAGCCGATGGTGGCGATTGTGACCAATATCGAAGCCGACCATATGGATACATACCAGGGCGACTTTGAAAACCTGAAGCAGACGTTTATTAACTTTCTGCACAACCTGCCGTTCTACGGTCGTGCGGTACTCTGCGTGGACGATCCGGTGATTCGCGAGCTGATCCCGCGCGTGGGCCGCCAGATAACCACCTACGGCTTCAGTGAAGATGCCGACGTGCGCATCGCCAGCTACGAGCAGCACGGTGCACAGGGGCATTTCACCCTGGCCCGGCTGGATAAGCCGCTGATGCGGGTGACG is part of the Erwinia sp. HDF1-3R genome and harbors:
- the cra gene encoding catabolite repressor/activator, which gives rise to MKLDEIARLAGVSRTTASYVINGKAKQYRVSDKTVEKVMAVVREHNYHPNAVAAGLRAGRTRSIGLVIPDLENTSYTRIANYLERQARQRGYQLLIACSEDQPDNEMRCVEHLLQRQVDAIIVSTSLPPEHPFYQRWKNDPLPIIALDRALDREHFTSVVGADQDDAEMLAAELRKQPVEKVLYLGALPELSVSFLRELGFRDAWEGDARQPDFIYANSFERSAAAALFENWLETHPMPDALFTTSFGLLQGVMDVTLKREGRLPTDLVIATFGDHELLDFLECPVLAVAQRHRDVAERVLELVLASLDEPRKPKPGLTRIRRNLYRRGRLSRNLV
- the mraZ gene encoding division/cell wall cluster transcriptional repressor MraZ, whose protein sequence is MFRGATLVNLDSKGRLAVPTRYRETLIGESQGQMVCTIDLHQPCLLLYTLPEWEIIERKLARLSSMNPAERRVQRLLLGHASECQMDNAGRLLVATTLRQHANLTKEVMLVGQFNKFELWDEQTWYQQVREDIDAEQSTQEPLSERLQDLSL
- the rsmH gene encoding 16S rRNA (cytosine(1402)-N(4))-methyltransferase RsmH, which translates into the protein MQENYNHTTVLLDEAVKGLNIDPNGIYIDGTFGRGGHSRLILSQLGEHGRLYAIDRDPQAIAAAAAITDPRFNIIYGPFSALAEYAEARGLTGKINGILLDLGVSSPQLDDAERGFSFMRDGPLDMRMDPDKGLSAAEWLMKAGESDIAFVLKTFGEERFAKRIARAIVERNREQPMTRTKELADVIYAATPVKDKFKHPATRSFQAIRIWVNSELEEIEQALKGALTALAPEGRLSVISFHSLEDRIVKRFMRENSRGPQVPAGLPVTEEQLSKLGGRQLKALGKMMPGEAEVAENPRARSSVLRIAERSAS
- the ftsL gene encoding cell division protein FtsL, with amino-acid sequence MIGNERHSLPGVIAGDLLRHGKIPVILAVAVVVSAILVVTTAHKTRLLTAQREQLVLERDALDIEWRNLILEENALGDHSRVERTATEKLQMQHVDPSQENIVVQP
- a CDS encoding peptidoglycan glycosyltransferase FtsI, producing the protein MKPATKTLKLKRPHDQASFVSWRFVLLCGCILLALLGLIARMAWLQVINPDRLVREGDMRSLRVQAVPTARGMITDRAGRPLAVSVPVNAIWADPKVLNEKGGITTDSRWKALSEALSIPLDQLSARVNVNPKGRFVYLARQVNPAIGDYIKKLKLPGIFLREESRRYYPAGQVTSHLIGFTNIDGQGIEGVEKSFDKWLTGQPGERTVRKDRYGRVIEDISSVDSRAAHNLALSIDERLQALVYRELNNAVAFNKAESGTAVLVDVSTGEVLAMANSPAYNPNNLTGVTKDVMRNRAITDIFEPGSTVKPMVVMTALQRGVVKENSVLNTVPYRVNGHEIKDVARYNELTLTGVLQKSSNVGVSKLALAMPSSALVDTYARFGLGKATNLGLVGESSGLYPQKQRWSDIERATFSFGYGLMVTPLQLARVYATIGSYGVYRPLSITKVDPPVGGQRIFPEPLVRTVMHMMESVALPGGGGVKAAIRGYRIAIKTGTAKKVGPDGKYVNKYIAYTAGVAPASHPRFALVVLINDPQAGKYYGGAISAPVFGAIMGGVLRTMNIEPDALPSAVPAEKNEMVDNRSEGSSDRS
- the murE gene encoding UDP-N-acetylmuramoyl-L-alanyl-D-glutamate--2,6-diaminopimelate ligase, whose protein sequence is MTDRNLSDLLAPWVPGAPSLPLHEMILDSRMAASGDLFVAIKGHEVDGRRFIPQAIAQGVAAVIADADGEAEDGHITVMHGVPVIYLAQLSQRLSALAGRFYQQPGEKLKLTGITGTNGKTTTTQLLAQWANLLGETGAVMGTVGNGLYGQLAPTENTTGSAVDVQQTLHTLVEKGATFAAMEISSHGLVQHRVAALPFAAAAFTNLSRDHLDYHGDMTRYEAAKWLLFSEHLVGQTIVNADDEVGRRWLAKLPDAVAVTMDNNLQPGCRGRWLSATRVDYHDNGARVSFDSSWGPGEIESRLMGAFNVSNLLIALATLLALGYPLAELVATGHQLQPVAGRMEVFTAPDKPTVVVDYAHTPDALEKALQAARLHCKGQLWCVFGCGGDRDKGKRPLMGAIAEQFSDVVVITDDNPRSEDPGAIVADILSGLLDAGRARVMPGRAQAVTNAVMQAKAGDIVLVAGKGHEDYQIVGNRRLDYSDRTTVARLLGVMA